One window from the genome of Nicotiana sylvestris chromosome 9, ASM39365v2, whole genome shotgun sequence encodes:
- the LOC138877968 gene encoding uncharacterized protein, which translates to MARPEAGSSHAIITGIVPVFYRDALVLFDPGSTYSYMSSHLALYLVVPYDSLSAHMFVSMHVGDSIVVDRVYHSCVITIGSLETSTNLLLLDMVDFNVILGMDLLSLYHAILDYRAKTARRMVEKGCLAYLAYIRDSNEEIPSMDSVLVVLEFPEVFPADMPGMPPNRDIDFCIDLAPGTQPIFIPPYCMATPELNELKDQLHDFLDKGFIRPSVSPRGAPVLFLKKKDGSMRKCINYQ; encoded by the exons ATGGCTAGACCTGAGGCCGGGTCATCTCACgccatcatcacaggtattgttccagttttctatagagatgctttagttctatttgatccgggctctacttattcctataTGTCATCCCATTTAGCTTTATATCTGGTTGTACCttatgattctttgagtgctcatatGTTTGTGTCCATgcatgtgggagattctattgttgtagatcgtgtctatcactCATGTGTGATTactattgggagtcttgagactagtacaaatctcctacttcttgatatggtggactttaatgttattttgggcatggatttgcTGTCAttgtatcatgctatattggactatcgTGCCAAGACG gctcgacgcatggtcgagaagggatgtttagCCTATTTGGCCTATATTCGCGATTCTAATGAGGAGAttccttccatggattcggtactagttgtgcttgagtttccagaggtgtttcctgcagacatgccggggatgccacccaacagggatattgacttctgtattgatttggctccgggcactcagcccatttttattccaccATACTGTATGGCCACGCCGGAGTTGAATGAATTGAAGGATCAATTACATGATTTTCTTGACaagggattcattagacctagtgtctcacctcgGGGTGCGCCCGTGTtgttcttgaagaagaaggatggttctatgaggAAGTGTATAAACTATCAGTAG